ATCTGATAATAGACTTGACTGTTATTTACCTTTGCTGGTTTTGAACATGACTGGTGCAAGTGCATGATTAATTCTTAACACATGGGAATTGAAAAATCTCCGGAGCTGTAATTGAAGTTTAGAGATCCTTAAATAGGGATTTTCCATGTCAAATTGAAATATACTTTTTCCGGTGGATTTGTATGGAAATTCAGGTTGAATAGcttggtaaattttttattttaaaaagtcatattataaaatgacactttaatacattctttattctttaaatataaaattgagaGCTAATTTGACactctatatatagagagttttattctttactctatatttaataaatatattacaagtttttataaatttaatttaatttaatttttatttgtaatttttatttttctattggtaaaaattagaagaaaaaaaagataaattaactattaatatttatgaaaataaaaataagatatagaataaaacataaagagtattatatttaaataaaatatttcactttttataaatatatattttttaaaatgctctttattataaaaaattatgctctttgaaataaaaagcaCTATTAGAAATACTCTAAAATAGTTTATAGTTCATATGTAGATTTTTggagttttttctttaaatttttttatacattttatttatttaccagGATAaagtgataaaaataaataattttttttttgaattttagatGTAACATATTATGCATATTAGTgtcataaattattagatgGTTTCAAATTTCCACcttctaatatataataactttttttaacattaaattttataaataataaaaatggtatatttttgtattattagtGCTGTTACGTTGTATGACAAATACTACAAACATTTTCACTGctaattcaatatataatatgaataatcaaatatttatatgtcaaatatatgcaaaattaaaaataaaaaatcatttttttaattaaaataaaaaaccatttaaaatagattctaattttaatttttcagtgCGGTATAATTTGGAACAGTATTTAGTTgttgatataaataaataattatgagaaagttattaaaagaaatattttataaatgaagCAATTTgcatttttgtaaataaaaaaagaaaagactcaGAAACTATGAAGGCACAAACGTCCACCGAAGGAAGCTAAAATCCCCAAATTGAGCCATAAATCCCTAGCAGAACAAAAtagtacaaaaaaaaaaacgcagaaaagaagagaagagaggAAGGGAGAAATGATGTCTCTTGTAGACTACGCTTCTTCATCAGACGACGAGGTATCAGAAGATAAACAAGTAAAACTCCAAAACAAGCCACAAATCCCAAAGCAAGAACCTTTACCTTCAACGAACCCTAAAAATACGAACCCTTCAagttcaattaataataataatgacagTAAGCTTCCAGATGCTTCAGTTCTCCTGAATTCGCCATCaatctcatcatcatcaattaGTACTGCATCGCGCAAAAGAGAGTCCAGTCAAATGGCTTGTTCAAGGAGTAAATTGCAAAAGGGGAGATTCTCACATTCAAAAAGTATTCCAGATACTGATGGTGGTTTGTTAATTCCACCTCAATTAAGTGGAAAGAGTAATATTGTTACTGAAGATATATCCAAGCTTTTTGTTAAGAGAAAAAATGTTAATGCTGAACCTTAATTTTTtcagttctttttttctttttccttctagATTAGCTACTTTTTCTCTGTTATTAAACCCTAATTGttgtattattttacttttgctttttttagACGGTTTGGTTGTAGTGAAATTGTTTTATATGGGAATTTCTCGTATTATCTGgcaattggaaattttttttcttttttctttcgtTCTGttgtgttttttcttctttgctttGGGAATTATGGAGGCCTATGTGATGGGTTTATTTTAGTTCTATTGTGTGCCTTCTAATTGTTGTGATGATTAGGTGTGAAGGTGATTGTTAACTTCAGGGATTTGAGTGGGCATATTTAAATGCTGAGGAGTGAAAGGTCTCGGTTATTGGGAATATTAGTAAAATGCCCGAGCTTGGAGATCTGAATGAGTGTTATATTATTGAAGTATAGTTAGACAAGAAACTCCATGTCGTACTAGTTCTGATAATCAGGGCTTTTTGTGAGAAGTGTTAGGCAAGCATGAAAGTTGGTGCTTgtcaatgataaaaaataaaatttctttcaatttcaatttagcTTTTATATGTTCAGAAGGAAGAGTACATAACAAATGAAATTATATCAGTAAAAGTGCATTAGGATCGCAAGagtacttgatgatgtatggTCTGTACTTTTTATCTTGTTCTTTCCTGCAGGGAAAAATGGTGTTCTCTCTCAGATTTTTTGGAGGTGAGGATCTTGCTCCTTATTCCTTCTGATTTCTATGTCTAGTGTAAAATGGGTGTCTTTGAATTTAGTCCATCTTTATTCTGAAGTGGAATTGTTTCGGGTTTTCCTGTTTTATTTCAACACAAAGGATCCTGGACAGAGCCTTTCACATTCAAAACTGGCCAGGGAATTGTCATAAAGGTAAGCTTATCATCAGTGTCTGTTATAAACAATGATCTCATCTTAATGGTTTTGATTTTTGCCATGACTGAGGCCAAAATCATTTTTCTGCCAGTGAAGGAAAAATATGGTTTTCAATAGGAAGATAAAGCTTCCCTGAACTGTACATGTTGCTGTAATGATTCCCTCgctttctttataattttgatgggTTATtgatatgaatttaatatagCTTGAAGAAAGTTCTCATAATCAAGTACTAGCTGATGCTGGTGCTCGTTTTCCAACATGGGCTCCATTCTGTGGTTCCATCCCCTCTTAATTCCCTGTGCCTGATATAAGAGGAATCTACTTCTACATTTTCTGaatatagattttaatttgatacaTAAGGGTTAAATTGCTAGAACCACCAAATTGTTTTGGAGAAAAACCATATTCTCTGTCTGGTACagaaaaatatacatgttgGTATAGGCAGTTCTGAATAAGTAGTTTCGacccccttttttttttcccagCAGTGGTAAAATAAAACTCCCCTTGTTTTAGTTAAGTAAAAGAAAGCTATACTAAGAACTGGATTAATCAGGATACAGATTCTGGCCTATACTATTGATGTGAGGTGCAAGTATGGCCCAGTCTTGAAATCTTGTATGATTATATTTGAGTCTTCCCTTTCCCAAGAGCTAAATGCACCAGGGTTCATAGTTGCAATCTTAACCTCATCTGTTACTTGGGGTTTGCTTGGTATTGTATTTGCCAGACAgcttttgatttatttttattattttctaaaagacTTTCTATAGCTGCTTTTGGGAAACCATGgttgtgaaaagaaaaagcaggTTTTGAAACTGACCCTTGATCATGTTTATGTTGCTTTCTTGGGAAGCcgattctgttttgatgatcaAATATCATCAAGAAGAAAtgcattttctattttatgtgCATAATCAACGAGATTATTGgtttaaaattgaaaacttGTCTTGTTTTTAAATCATAAGGAAGCATTGTTCGAAGTTGTATGCCACTCGCTTGGGTGGGTGTTTTATCATTGTTGAGTCTAAGGGTGTCTGAAAATTTAAAGCTCAAAACTCAGCTTCTAATGAAGCTCAATAGAgttcttatttttagattttaactTGAGATACTTAACTTAGAGCATCTTTCAATTAAGCTCAATTATCACAATATTATTCTATTCAATTATACATTAATATGCTATAAGTTGAGTAGTTGGATTCAGCTGGGAACCTCCTTTAATAGCTTAAACTTGATTTTGATGcaattaatatcaattaaatttatttttgggcCTATCATATTTTGTTCCCTCTTTAATCATGCAATGGaaattttcccttttttttttaaatgaagaagaaatttaactttaatatCCATGTAAGCTTTGTCCGCATCAAATCATCTTTTAAATGAGTTCGtgtttctctttattttaagaaaagtaTAAATCCTTAAAAggactataaaaatattaatatct
The nucleotide sequence above comes from Ricinus communis isolate WT05 ecotype wild-type chromosome 6, ASM1957865v1, whole genome shotgun sequence. Encoded proteins:
- the LOC8266836 gene encoding BEACH domain-containing protein lvsA — protein: MMSLVDYASSSDDEVSEDKQVKLQNKPQIPKQEPLPSTNPKNTNPSSSINNNNDSKLPDASVLLNSPSISSSSISTASRKRESSQMACSRSKLQKGRFSHSKSIPDTDGGLLIPPQLSGKSNIVTEDISKLFVKRKNVNAEP